A window of Ranitomeya variabilis isolate aRanVar5 chromosome 2, aRanVar5.hap1, whole genome shotgun sequence contains these coding sequences:
- the CCNQ gene encoding cyclin-Q — protein MASSSTSLPDKDRAAKTHFRIIRFIMEAGVKLGMQSIPTATACTVYHKFFHETSLDAYDPYLVAMSAIYLAGKVEEQHLRTRDIINVCHRYLNPGSDPLEVDAKFWELRDSIVQCELLMLRLLHFRVSFTHPHKYLLHYLVSLKNWMNRHSWERTPIATASWALLRDSYHGDICLRYQAQHIAVAVLYFALQCYGVDVPGNESAETEWWKVFSEDLTRETINCIISELIHVYTMDTEIP, from the exons ATGGCGTCGTCCAGCACATCTCTCCCTGATAAAGACAGAGCTGCCAAGACTCACTTCAGGATCATAAGATTCATCATGGAGGCTG GGGTGAAGCTCGGGATGCAGTCTATCCCCACCGCTACAGCTTGCACCGTGTACCACAAGTTCTTCCATGAGACCTCGTTGGATGCCTATGACCCGTACCTAGTGGCCATGTCTGCCATCTACCTGGCTGGGAAGGTAGAGGAACAACATCTCAGAACAAGGGACATCATTAATGTGTGCCACAg GTATCTGAATCCAGGCAGTGACCCCCTTGAGGTTGACGCCAAGTTCTGGGAGCTGCGGGACAGCATTGTGCAGTGTGAGTTACTGATGCTCCGACTCCTACACTTCCGCGTCTCCTTCACTCATCCGCACAAG TATTTGCTGCATTATCTGGTGTCTTTAAAGAACTGGATGAACCGGCACAGCTGGGAGCGCACACCTATTGCCACCGCATCCTGGGCTCTCCTCAGGGACAGCTACCACGGGGACATCTGCCTCCGCTACCAGGCGCAACACATAGCTGTGGCCGTGTTATACTTTGCTCTGCAGTGCTATGGAGTGGACGTACCAGGCAACGAGAGCGCAGAAACTGAATGGTGGAAG GTGTTTAGTGAAGACCTTACCAGGGAGACCATAAACTGCATAATATCTGAGCTGATCCACGTATATACCATGGATACGGAGATACCCTGA